Proteins encoded together in one Salmo trutta chromosome 3, fSalTru1.1, whole genome shotgun sequence window:
- the LOC115168724 gene encoding neutral alpha-glucosidase AB-like isoform X1 — protein sequence MAAFIVRMGPLLVLWLAVFLSGTWAVDRGNFKTCDQSAFCKRQRALKPGQSPYRALLETLELTNTKLTLQLINDNNKVRLLLELYRLQGNMTRVKINELKPLKPRFEVPDVLINDPPTEPLSLLSQDENGVVLSLGADSQWLIVSAKPFRLDIMEGREVLLSLNSRGLLAFEHLRIRKDTKVDPEGAEKKEETDAANEPAEGEVCGRDEERSNTRTKTAKEDGMWEETFKSHTDNKPNGPSSISLDFSLPGVEHVYGIPEHADSLKLKTTDGGDPYRLFNLDVFQYELFNPMALYGAIPVMLSHSAQRTMGIFWLNAAETWVDISSNTAGKTVFGQMLDYVQGSSETPQTDVRWISESGIIDVFIMLGPTPTDVFSQYASLTGTQAFPPLSALAYHQCRWNYNDQEDVAAVDQGFDEHDIPYDFIWLDIEHTDGKRYFTWDPHKFPQPKDMLQGLIDKRRKMVTIVDPHIKVDSSYKIHNEIRSKGFYVKNKDGGDYEGWCWPGNSGYPDFTNPEMRAWWASMFAYDQYEGSMENMYTWNDMNEPSVFNGPEVTMHKDALHGNWENRDLHNLYGLYVQMATAEGLIERSGGVERPFVLTRAFFAGSQRYGAVWTGDNTAEWDHLKISIPMCLSLGLVGVSFCGADVGGFFKSPSTELLVRWYQTGAYQPFFRAHAHLDTPRREPWLFGPENTALIREAVRQRYALLPYWYQLFYHAHHSGQPVMRPLWVEYPHDTATFSTDDQFLLGRDLLVHPVTEEGASGVTAYLPGKGEVWFDVHTFQKHNGAQNLYIPVTISSIPVFQRGGSIIPRKARVRRSSSCMEHDPYTLFVALSPKRFAQGELYIDDGHTFNFDKQKQFIHRRLSFANNALSSRNLAPGSQFITPSWIEKIVILGASKPSKATLKTPDGKESLLEFEFDASMSVLTLRKPGVNAGVDWTVVLQ from the exons ATGGCCGCCTTCATAGTAAG GATGGGGCCTCTGTTAGTGTTGTGGTTGGCTGTCTTCCTCAGTGGGACTTGGGCGGTGGACCGTGGGAACTTCAAAACCTGTGACCAGAGTGCCTTCTGCAA GCGTCAGCGAGCGTTGAAGCCTGGCCAGTCCCCGTACAGAGCCCTGCTGGAGACCCTGGAGCTCACCAACACTAAACTCACACTGCAGCTCATCAATGACAACAACAAG GTGCGTCTGCTGCTCGAGCTCTATCGTCTCCAGGGCAACATGACCAGGGTGAAGATAAATGAGTTGAAGCCGCTGAAGCCTCGCTTTGAGGTCCCCGACGTGCTCATCAACGACCCTCCCACAGAGCC tctgtctctcctgtcgCAGGATGAGAATGGGGTGGTTCTGTCTTTGGGGGCAGACTCTCAGTGGCTGATCGTCAGCGCTAAACCGTTCCGATTGGACATCATGGAGGGGCGGGAGGTTCTTCTGTCACTTAATTCCCGTGGTCTGCTGGCCTTCGAGCACCTCCGGATCCGCAAGGATAC taagGTAGACCCAGAAGGAGCTGAGAAGAAAGAAGAAACTGATGCTGCCAACGAACCGGCAGAAGGAGAGGTGTGtgggagggatgaagagagaagtAACACTAGAACCAAG ACGGCAAAGGAGGATGGAATGTGGGAGGAGACGTTCAAGTCGCACACAGACAACAAACCCAATG GCCCTTCCTCCATTAGTCTGGACTTCTCTCTGCCAGGGGTAGAGCACGTCTACGGCATCCCGGAACACGCAGACAGTCTTAAACTCAAAACCACTGA TGGAGGGGATCCATACCGGTTGTTTAACCTAGACGTGTTCCAGTATGAGCTGTTCAACCCCATGGCCCTGTACGGTGCCATCCCTGTCATGCTGTCCCACAGTGCACAGCGCACCATGGGCATCTTCTGGCTCAACGCTGCTGAGACCTGGGTGGACATCAGCTCCAACACTGCCGGcaag ACTGTGTTTGGCCAGATGCTGGACTATGTTCAGGGTTCCAGTGAGACGCCACAGACAGACGTGCGTTGGATCTCAGAGAGCGGCATCATCGATGTCTTCATCATGCTGGGACCCACTCCCACTGATGTCTTCTCCCAGTACGCGTCACTCACAG GTACCCAGGCCTTCCCTCCCCTGTCTGCACTGGCCTACCACCAGTGCCGCTGGAACTACAATGACCAGGAGGATGTGGCGGCTGTGGACCAGGGCTTTGATGAGCACGACATCCCCTACGACTTTATCTGGCTGGACATAGAGCACACAGACGGCAAGCGCTACTTCACCTGGGACCCTCACAAGTTCCCCCAGCCCAAAGACATGCTGCAGGGTCTGATAGACAAGAGACGCAAG ATGGTGACCATTGTGGACCCCCACATCAAGGTGGACAGCAGCTACAAGATCCACAATGAGATCCGCTCCAAAGGCTTCTACGTCAAAAACAAAGATGGTGGAGACTACGAGGGCTGGTGCTGGCCTG GTAATTCTGGTTACCCAGACTTTACCAACCCTGAGATGAGAGCTTGGTGGGCCAGCATGTTTGCCTACGATCAGTATGAG GGATCCATGGAGAACATGTATACATGGAACGATATGAACGAGCCGTCAGTGTTTAATGGACCAGAGGTCACCATGCATAAAGACGCCCTGCACGGGAACTGGGAGAACCGTGACCTCCACAACCTCTACGGACTCTATgtc cAAATGGCCACAGCAGAGGGTCTGATTGAGCGTTCAGGGGGAGTGGAGAGGCCGTTTGTCCTGACCAGAGCCTTCTTCGCTGGCTCCCAGCGCTACGGTGCTGTGTGGACAGGTGATAACACTGCTGAGTGGGACCATCTGAAGATCTCCATCCCCATGTGTCTCAGTCTGGGCCTGGTTGGTGTTTCTTTCTGTGGAG CTGATGTGGGTGGTTTCTTCAAATCTCCCAGTACTGAGCTCCTGGTGCGTTGGTACCAGACGGGGGCGTACCAGCCCTTCTTCCGGGCCCATGCCCATCTGGACACCCCCCGCAGGGAGCCCTGGCTGTTTGGCCCAGAGAACACTGCTCTGATCAGGGAGGCTGTCCGCCAGCGTTACGCCCTCCTGCCTTACTGGTACCAGCTGTTCTACCACGCCCACCACTCTGGCCAGCCTGTCATGAGACCTCTGTGGGTGGAGTATCCTCACGATACGGCCACGTTCTCCACGGATGACCAGTTCCTGCTTG GGAGAGATCTGCTGGTGCACCCTGTGACTGAGGAGGGGGCCAGTGGTGTTACTGCCTACCTGCCTGGAAAAGGAGAG GTCTGGTTTGACGTCCACACATTCCAGAAACACAACGGAGCCCAGAACCTCTACATCCCTGTCACCATCAGCTCT ATTCCGGTATTCCAGCGCGGTGGTTCAATTATTCCCAGGAAGGCCCGGGTTCGAAGGTCATCATCCTGCATGGAACATGACCCCTACACCTTATTCGTTGCACTCAGCCCCAAG AGATTTGCCCAGGGCGAGCTCTACATAGACGACGGCCACACCTTCAACTTTGACAAACAGAAACAGTTCATCCACAGAAGACTTTCCTTTGCCAATAACGCCCTGTCCTCCAG AAACCTGGCCCCTGGTTCCCAGTTTATCACTCCCTCCTGGATTGAGAAGATTGTCATATTGGGGGCCAGTAAACCCAGCAAGGCCACTCTGAAGACTCCTG ATGGCAAGGAGAGTCTGCTGGAGTTTGAGTTTGATGCCTCTATGTCGGTGTTAACCCTTCGTAAGCCGGGCGTCAACGCAGGGGTGGACTGGACTGTGGTGCTTCAGTAA
- the LOC115168724 gene encoding neutral alpha-glucosidase AB-like isoform X3, which produces MAAFIVRMGPLLVLWLAVFLSGTWAVDRGNFKTCDQSAFCKRQRALKPGQSPYRALLETLELTNTKLTLQLINDNNKVRLLLELYRLQGNMTRVKINELKPLKPRFEVPDVLINDPPTEPLSLLSQDENGVVLSLGADSQWLIVSAKPFRLDIMEGREVLLSLNSRGLLAFEHLRIRKDTKVDPEGAEKKEETDAANEPAEGETAKEDGMWEETFKSHTDNKPNGPSSISLDFSLPGVEHVYGIPEHADSLKLKTTDGGDPYRLFNLDVFQYELFNPMALYGAIPVMLSHSAQRTMGIFWLNAAETWVDISSNTAGKTVFGQMLDYVQGSSETPQTDVRWISESGIIDVFIMLGPTPTDVFSQYASLTGTQAFPPLSALAYHQCRWNYNDQEDVAAVDQGFDEHDIPYDFIWLDIEHTDGKRYFTWDPHKFPQPKDMLQGLIDKRRKMVTIVDPHIKVDSSYKIHNEIRSKGFYVKNKDGGDYEGWCWPGNSGYPDFTNPEMRAWWASMFAYDQYEGSMENMYTWNDMNEPSVFNGPEVTMHKDALHGNWENRDLHNLYGLYVQMATAEGLIERSGGVERPFVLTRAFFAGSQRYGAVWTGDNTAEWDHLKISIPMCLSLGLVGVSFCGADVGGFFKSPSTELLVRWYQTGAYQPFFRAHAHLDTPRREPWLFGPENTALIREAVRQRYALLPYWYQLFYHAHHSGQPVMRPLWVEYPHDTATFSTDDQFLLGRDLLVHPVTEEGASGVTAYLPGKGEVWFDVHTFQKHNGAQNLYIPVTISSIPVFQRGGSIIPRKARVRRSSSCMEHDPYTLFVALSPKRFAQGELYIDDGHTFNFDKQKQFIHRRLSFANNALSSRNLAPGSQFITPSWIEKIVILGASKPSKATLKTPDGKESLLEFEFDASMSVLTLRKPGVNAGVDWTVVLQ; this is translated from the exons ATGGCCGCCTTCATAGTAAG GATGGGGCCTCTGTTAGTGTTGTGGTTGGCTGTCTTCCTCAGTGGGACTTGGGCGGTGGACCGTGGGAACTTCAAAACCTGTGACCAGAGTGCCTTCTGCAA GCGTCAGCGAGCGTTGAAGCCTGGCCAGTCCCCGTACAGAGCCCTGCTGGAGACCCTGGAGCTCACCAACACTAAACTCACACTGCAGCTCATCAATGACAACAACAAG GTGCGTCTGCTGCTCGAGCTCTATCGTCTCCAGGGCAACATGACCAGGGTGAAGATAAATGAGTTGAAGCCGCTGAAGCCTCGCTTTGAGGTCCCCGACGTGCTCATCAACGACCCTCCCACAGAGCC tctgtctctcctgtcgCAGGATGAGAATGGGGTGGTTCTGTCTTTGGGGGCAGACTCTCAGTGGCTGATCGTCAGCGCTAAACCGTTCCGATTGGACATCATGGAGGGGCGGGAGGTTCTTCTGTCACTTAATTCCCGTGGTCTGCTGGCCTTCGAGCACCTCCGGATCCGCAAGGATAC taagGTAGACCCAGAAGGAGCTGAGAAGAAAGAAGAAACTGATGCTGCCAACGAACCGGCAGAAGGAGAG ACGGCAAAGGAGGATGGAATGTGGGAGGAGACGTTCAAGTCGCACACAGACAACAAACCCAATG GCCCTTCCTCCATTAGTCTGGACTTCTCTCTGCCAGGGGTAGAGCACGTCTACGGCATCCCGGAACACGCAGACAGTCTTAAACTCAAAACCACTGA TGGAGGGGATCCATACCGGTTGTTTAACCTAGACGTGTTCCAGTATGAGCTGTTCAACCCCATGGCCCTGTACGGTGCCATCCCTGTCATGCTGTCCCACAGTGCACAGCGCACCATGGGCATCTTCTGGCTCAACGCTGCTGAGACCTGGGTGGACATCAGCTCCAACACTGCCGGcaag ACTGTGTTTGGCCAGATGCTGGACTATGTTCAGGGTTCCAGTGAGACGCCACAGACAGACGTGCGTTGGATCTCAGAGAGCGGCATCATCGATGTCTTCATCATGCTGGGACCCACTCCCACTGATGTCTTCTCCCAGTACGCGTCACTCACAG GTACCCAGGCCTTCCCTCCCCTGTCTGCACTGGCCTACCACCAGTGCCGCTGGAACTACAATGACCAGGAGGATGTGGCGGCTGTGGACCAGGGCTTTGATGAGCACGACATCCCCTACGACTTTATCTGGCTGGACATAGAGCACACAGACGGCAAGCGCTACTTCACCTGGGACCCTCACAAGTTCCCCCAGCCCAAAGACATGCTGCAGGGTCTGATAGACAAGAGACGCAAG ATGGTGACCATTGTGGACCCCCACATCAAGGTGGACAGCAGCTACAAGATCCACAATGAGATCCGCTCCAAAGGCTTCTACGTCAAAAACAAAGATGGTGGAGACTACGAGGGCTGGTGCTGGCCTG GTAATTCTGGTTACCCAGACTTTACCAACCCTGAGATGAGAGCTTGGTGGGCCAGCATGTTTGCCTACGATCAGTATGAG GGATCCATGGAGAACATGTATACATGGAACGATATGAACGAGCCGTCAGTGTTTAATGGACCAGAGGTCACCATGCATAAAGACGCCCTGCACGGGAACTGGGAGAACCGTGACCTCCACAACCTCTACGGACTCTATgtc cAAATGGCCACAGCAGAGGGTCTGATTGAGCGTTCAGGGGGAGTGGAGAGGCCGTTTGTCCTGACCAGAGCCTTCTTCGCTGGCTCCCAGCGCTACGGTGCTGTGTGGACAGGTGATAACACTGCTGAGTGGGACCATCTGAAGATCTCCATCCCCATGTGTCTCAGTCTGGGCCTGGTTGGTGTTTCTTTCTGTGGAG CTGATGTGGGTGGTTTCTTCAAATCTCCCAGTACTGAGCTCCTGGTGCGTTGGTACCAGACGGGGGCGTACCAGCCCTTCTTCCGGGCCCATGCCCATCTGGACACCCCCCGCAGGGAGCCCTGGCTGTTTGGCCCAGAGAACACTGCTCTGATCAGGGAGGCTGTCCGCCAGCGTTACGCCCTCCTGCCTTACTGGTACCAGCTGTTCTACCACGCCCACCACTCTGGCCAGCCTGTCATGAGACCTCTGTGGGTGGAGTATCCTCACGATACGGCCACGTTCTCCACGGATGACCAGTTCCTGCTTG GGAGAGATCTGCTGGTGCACCCTGTGACTGAGGAGGGGGCCAGTGGTGTTACTGCCTACCTGCCTGGAAAAGGAGAG GTCTGGTTTGACGTCCACACATTCCAGAAACACAACGGAGCCCAGAACCTCTACATCCCTGTCACCATCAGCTCT ATTCCGGTATTCCAGCGCGGTGGTTCAATTATTCCCAGGAAGGCCCGGGTTCGAAGGTCATCATCCTGCATGGAACATGACCCCTACACCTTATTCGTTGCACTCAGCCCCAAG AGATTTGCCCAGGGCGAGCTCTACATAGACGACGGCCACACCTTCAACTTTGACAAACAGAAACAGTTCATCCACAGAAGACTTTCCTTTGCCAATAACGCCCTGTCCTCCAG AAACCTGGCCCCTGGTTCCCAGTTTATCACTCCCTCCTGGATTGAGAAGATTGTCATATTGGGGGCCAGTAAACCCAGCAAGGCCACTCTGAAGACTCCTG ATGGCAAGGAGAGTCTGCTGGAGTTTGAGTTTGATGCCTCTATGTCGGTGTTAACCCTTCGTAAGCCGGGCGTCAACGCAGGGGTGGACTGGACTGTGGTGCTTCAGTAA
- the LOC115168724 gene encoding neutral alpha-glucosidase AB-like isoform X2: protein MVLARMGPLLVLWLAVFLSGTWAVDRGNFKTCDQSAFCKRQRALKPGQSPYRALLETLELTNTKLTLQLINDNNKVRLLLELYRLQGNMTRVKINELKPLKPRFEVPDVLINDPPTEPLSLLSQDENGVVLSLGADSQWLIVSAKPFRLDIMEGREVLLSLNSRGLLAFEHLRIRKDTKVDPEGAEKKEETDAANEPAEGEVCGRDEERSNTRTKTAKEDGMWEETFKSHTDNKPNGPSSISLDFSLPGVEHVYGIPEHADSLKLKTTDGGDPYRLFNLDVFQYELFNPMALYGAIPVMLSHSAQRTMGIFWLNAAETWVDISSNTAGKTVFGQMLDYVQGSSETPQTDVRWISESGIIDVFIMLGPTPTDVFSQYASLTGTQAFPPLSALAYHQCRWNYNDQEDVAAVDQGFDEHDIPYDFIWLDIEHTDGKRYFTWDPHKFPQPKDMLQGLIDKRRKMVTIVDPHIKVDSSYKIHNEIRSKGFYVKNKDGGDYEGWCWPGNSGYPDFTNPEMRAWWASMFAYDQYEGSMENMYTWNDMNEPSVFNGPEVTMHKDALHGNWENRDLHNLYGLYVQMATAEGLIERSGGVERPFVLTRAFFAGSQRYGAVWTGDNTAEWDHLKISIPMCLSLGLVGVSFCGADVGGFFKSPSTELLVRWYQTGAYQPFFRAHAHLDTPRREPWLFGPENTALIREAVRQRYALLPYWYQLFYHAHHSGQPVMRPLWVEYPHDTATFSTDDQFLLGRDLLVHPVTEEGASGVTAYLPGKGEVWFDVHTFQKHNGAQNLYIPVTISSIPVFQRGGSIIPRKARVRRSSSCMEHDPYTLFVALSPKRFAQGELYIDDGHTFNFDKQKQFIHRRLSFANNALSSRNLAPGSQFITPSWIEKIVILGASKPSKATLKTPDGKESLLEFEFDASMSVLTLRKPGVNAGVDWTVVLQ, encoded by the exons ATGGTTTTGGCTAG GATGGGGCCTCTGTTAGTGTTGTGGTTGGCTGTCTTCCTCAGTGGGACTTGGGCGGTGGACCGTGGGAACTTCAAAACCTGTGACCAGAGTGCCTTCTGCAA GCGTCAGCGAGCGTTGAAGCCTGGCCAGTCCCCGTACAGAGCCCTGCTGGAGACCCTGGAGCTCACCAACACTAAACTCACACTGCAGCTCATCAATGACAACAACAAG GTGCGTCTGCTGCTCGAGCTCTATCGTCTCCAGGGCAACATGACCAGGGTGAAGATAAATGAGTTGAAGCCGCTGAAGCCTCGCTTTGAGGTCCCCGACGTGCTCATCAACGACCCTCCCACAGAGCC tctgtctctcctgtcgCAGGATGAGAATGGGGTGGTTCTGTCTTTGGGGGCAGACTCTCAGTGGCTGATCGTCAGCGCTAAACCGTTCCGATTGGACATCATGGAGGGGCGGGAGGTTCTTCTGTCACTTAATTCCCGTGGTCTGCTGGCCTTCGAGCACCTCCGGATCCGCAAGGATAC taagGTAGACCCAGAAGGAGCTGAGAAGAAAGAAGAAACTGATGCTGCCAACGAACCGGCAGAAGGAGAGGTGTGtgggagggatgaagagagaagtAACACTAGAACCAAG ACGGCAAAGGAGGATGGAATGTGGGAGGAGACGTTCAAGTCGCACACAGACAACAAACCCAATG GCCCTTCCTCCATTAGTCTGGACTTCTCTCTGCCAGGGGTAGAGCACGTCTACGGCATCCCGGAACACGCAGACAGTCTTAAACTCAAAACCACTGA TGGAGGGGATCCATACCGGTTGTTTAACCTAGACGTGTTCCAGTATGAGCTGTTCAACCCCATGGCCCTGTACGGTGCCATCCCTGTCATGCTGTCCCACAGTGCACAGCGCACCATGGGCATCTTCTGGCTCAACGCTGCTGAGACCTGGGTGGACATCAGCTCCAACACTGCCGGcaag ACTGTGTTTGGCCAGATGCTGGACTATGTTCAGGGTTCCAGTGAGACGCCACAGACAGACGTGCGTTGGATCTCAGAGAGCGGCATCATCGATGTCTTCATCATGCTGGGACCCACTCCCACTGATGTCTTCTCCCAGTACGCGTCACTCACAG GTACCCAGGCCTTCCCTCCCCTGTCTGCACTGGCCTACCACCAGTGCCGCTGGAACTACAATGACCAGGAGGATGTGGCGGCTGTGGACCAGGGCTTTGATGAGCACGACATCCCCTACGACTTTATCTGGCTGGACATAGAGCACACAGACGGCAAGCGCTACTTCACCTGGGACCCTCACAAGTTCCCCCAGCCCAAAGACATGCTGCAGGGTCTGATAGACAAGAGACGCAAG ATGGTGACCATTGTGGACCCCCACATCAAGGTGGACAGCAGCTACAAGATCCACAATGAGATCCGCTCCAAAGGCTTCTACGTCAAAAACAAAGATGGTGGAGACTACGAGGGCTGGTGCTGGCCTG GTAATTCTGGTTACCCAGACTTTACCAACCCTGAGATGAGAGCTTGGTGGGCCAGCATGTTTGCCTACGATCAGTATGAG GGATCCATGGAGAACATGTATACATGGAACGATATGAACGAGCCGTCAGTGTTTAATGGACCAGAGGTCACCATGCATAAAGACGCCCTGCACGGGAACTGGGAGAACCGTGACCTCCACAACCTCTACGGACTCTATgtc cAAATGGCCACAGCAGAGGGTCTGATTGAGCGTTCAGGGGGAGTGGAGAGGCCGTTTGTCCTGACCAGAGCCTTCTTCGCTGGCTCCCAGCGCTACGGTGCTGTGTGGACAGGTGATAACACTGCTGAGTGGGACCATCTGAAGATCTCCATCCCCATGTGTCTCAGTCTGGGCCTGGTTGGTGTTTCTTTCTGTGGAG CTGATGTGGGTGGTTTCTTCAAATCTCCCAGTACTGAGCTCCTGGTGCGTTGGTACCAGACGGGGGCGTACCAGCCCTTCTTCCGGGCCCATGCCCATCTGGACACCCCCCGCAGGGAGCCCTGGCTGTTTGGCCCAGAGAACACTGCTCTGATCAGGGAGGCTGTCCGCCAGCGTTACGCCCTCCTGCCTTACTGGTACCAGCTGTTCTACCACGCCCACCACTCTGGCCAGCCTGTCATGAGACCTCTGTGGGTGGAGTATCCTCACGATACGGCCACGTTCTCCACGGATGACCAGTTCCTGCTTG GGAGAGATCTGCTGGTGCACCCTGTGACTGAGGAGGGGGCCAGTGGTGTTACTGCCTACCTGCCTGGAAAAGGAGAG GTCTGGTTTGACGTCCACACATTCCAGAAACACAACGGAGCCCAGAACCTCTACATCCCTGTCACCATCAGCTCT ATTCCGGTATTCCAGCGCGGTGGTTCAATTATTCCCAGGAAGGCCCGGGTTCGAAGGTCATCATCCTGCATGGAACATGACCCCTACACCTTATTCGTTGCACTCAGCCCCAAG AGATTTGCCCAGGGCGAGCTCTACATAGACGACGGCCACACCTTCAACTTTGACAAACAGAAACAGTTCATCCACAGAAGACTTTCCTTTGCCAATAACGCCCTGTCCTCCAG AAACCTGGCCCCTGGTTCCCAGTTTATCACTCCCTCCTGGATTGAGAAGATTGTCATATTGGGGGCCAGTAAACCCAGCAAGGCCACTCTGAAGACTCCTG ATGGCAAGGAGAGTCTGCTGGAGTTTGAGTTTGATGCCTCTATGTCGGTGTTAACCCTTCGTAAGCCGGGCGTCAACGCAGGGGTGGACTGGACTGTGGTGCTTCAGTAA